In Terriglobales bacterium, the following proteins share a genomic window:
- a CDS encoding polysaccharide biosynthesis tyrosine autokinase has translation MHLEPKPDRVDTPSLDVIEPLRLRAYRPIYPDALEVSPLLHYWRTIYKRRWVVLATLFIVFALTTIATLRMTRLYATSSRIVIFPENANVLGLKGPENAYAGEDDPDLSLETQVEILQSDELAMRVIETAHLEENPSFNFEAGTPAQKDGLGSTGTDLDNVRMAGLLARFRSGLNVEVVPRTRVVEVRYVDPDPKLAAEIANALVKTFVEENFRTKYETAMQTSDWLSKELSDLQLKVETSEQRVVQHQKQHNILGIDEKQNIVTAKLDALNRELIDAQNDRIQKEADSKLVSSGGSSAFARISANSSSGGLLEKLEEKEADLSSDYAQTSTQFGSSYPKVMALSNQLSQVRTAIAAEQARLKAKVRDGYLAALQREKMLSVEFEKQKQEANQLNESAIEYQSLKRDADSNRQLYQNLLQRLKEAGVTAGLRSSNVRVVDIARVPATPFKPNTRRNLAVGLFFGLLAGLGLAFLLESMDSTVRDMEEANAVSTLPGLGTIPLQLSSHGSKRRELWQGPLGVNISNNLVAYCNPQSAAAESYRALRTSILLSSSGAPPKVLLITSALPEEGKTTICANSAIVLAQKGSRVLLVDADLRRRGLAAMLGVSSDRGLSTLLSGVDPVEHFVIPIPQFPTLFVLPAGPVPPHPAELLSSDTMKVYLAQWREQFDHIIIDTPPCLSVTDAVELSVDVDKVILVARSGKTPKAALGRACELLGQVNANVMGVVLNALDLHGSYYRYSYQQTEYASRYYATAEDRPLSVHGS, from the coding sequence ATTTATCCGGACGCCCTGGAAGTTTCGCCTTTGCTGCACTACTGGCGAACCATCTACAAACGGCGATGGGTAGTGTTGGCAACTCTCTTCATCGTGTTTGCCTTAACGACGATTGCCACGTTGCGGATGACGCGCCTTTATGCAACGAGTTCGCGGATCGTAATTTTCCCCGAAAACGCTAATGTGCTGGGTTTGAAGGGGCCGGAGAACGCATACGCGGGCGAAGACGATCCTGACCTGTCACTGGAAACGCAAGTTGAAATATTACAAAGTGATGAGCTGGCAATGCGGGTCATTGAAACCGCCCACCTCGAAGAGAACCCCAGTTTTAACTTCGAAGCCGGAACTCCGGCTCAAAAAGACGGGCTAGGCTCCACGGGAACCGACCTTGACAATGTGCGCATGGCGGGTCTATTAGCCAGATTTCGTTCCGGTCTGAACGTAGAAGTGGTGCCTCGCACAAGGGTGGTGGAGGTCCGTTATGTTGATCCCGATCCCAAGCTGGCAGCCGAGATCGCCAACGCGCTGGTGAAAACCTTTGTCGAAGAGAACTTCAGGACAAAGTATGAAACCGCCATGCAGACCTCGGACTGGCTGTCCAAAGAACTATCAGATTTGCAGTTGAAGGTAGAAACTTCAGAACAGAGGGTGGTGCAGCACCAAAAGCAACACAACATTCTTGGAATTGACGAGAAGCAGAACATCGTCACCGCCAAACTGGATGCCTTGAACCGGGAGCTCATAGATGCGCAAAACGATCGCATCCAGAAGGAGGCGGACAGTAAGCTCGTAAGCTCCGGGGGCAGCAGCGCCTTTGCCCGCATATCAGCCAACTCATCGAGTGGAGGATTGCTGGAAAAACTGGAAGAAAAAGAAGCTGATTTGAGCTCCGACTACGCGCAAACCAGCACGCAATTCGGCTCTTCCTATCCCAAGGTAATGGCGCTGAGCAACCAACTCAGCCAGGTGAGAACGGCGATTGCTGCCGAACAGGCGAGGCTGAAGGCCAAGGTCCGGGACGGGTATCTGGCCGCGCTGCAGCGCGAAAAGATGTTGAGCGTCGAATTCGAAAAACAAAAACAGGAAGCTAACCAGCTCAATGAAAGCGCAATTGAATACCAGTCTTTGAAGCGGGACGCAGACTCCAACCGCCAGCTCTACCAGAACCTGTTACAGAGACTAAAAGAAGCTGGGGTCACGGCAGGATTGCGGTCCAGCAATGTGAGAGTGGTAGATATAGCCCGCGTGCCCGCCACTCCTTTCAAACCAAATACACGGCGCAATCTCGCGGTGGGGCTTTTCTTTGGGCTGCTGGCCGGTCTTGGCCTGGCTTTCTTGCTGGAAAGCATGGATTCGACGGTGCGTGATATGGAGGAAGCGAATGCCGTCTCCACGCTGCCGGGCCTGGGGACGATACCGTTGCAATTAAGTTCCCATGGCAGCAAGCGGCGAGAACTGTGGCAGGGTCCGCTCGGGGTTAACATCAGCAACAACCTTGTGGCGTATTGCAACCCGCAGTCGGCCGCGGCAGAGTCCTATCGCGCGCTACGCACTTCAATTCTGCTCTCTTCCAGCGGTGCGCCTCCCAAAGTATTGCTGATTACCAGTGCTCTCCCAGAAGAGGGAAAGACCACGATCTGTGCCAACTCGGCCATCGTGCTGGCACAAAAGGGCAGCCGTGTTCTGCTGGTTGATGCGGACCTGAGGCGGCGTGGGCTGGCAGCGATGTTGGGCGTGAGCTCCGACCGAGGTTTGAGTACGCTACTGAGCGGGGTGGATCCGGTGGAGCATTTCGTGATTCCGATTCCTCAGTTCCCTACCCTGTTTGTGCTTCCTGCAGGGCCGGTGCCGCCACATCCTGCCGAACTGCTCAGCTCGGACACCATGAAGGTATATCTGGCACAGTGGCGTGAGCAGTTCGACCACATCATTATTGATACGCCGCCCTGTCTGTCAGTAACCGATGCTGTGGAGCTTTCGGTGGACGTGGATAAAGTGATCCTGGTGGCCCGGTCGGGAAAAACACCGAAGGCAGCCTTGGGCAGGGCATGTGAGCTGCTGGGACAGGTAAACGCAAATGTTATGGGAGTGGTGTTGAATGCGCTCGATCTTCATGGCAGTTACTATCGGTATTCTTATCAGCAAACAGAATATGCCAGCCGGTATTACGCGACGGCGGAAGACCGGCCACTAAGTGTCCATGGTTCCTGA